TGACCTCCTGCGGCCACGGCGTGACGCCCTGGGCGTGGACACCGTGGTCGCCGGCGAAGACGGCCACCGCGGCCGGCTCGGGTATCGGGGGCGGGCACTGGCCGGCCAGCCCGGCCAGGCGGATGGAAAGCTCCTCCAGCGCGCCCAGCGAGCCCGCCGGCTTGGTGAGCCGCGCGTGCAGGGACCGCGCCGCCTCCATCGCCGGCCCGTCGAGCGGGGAGATGCTGTCGATCATCACGCCTCCAGGTTCATTGTCTTGCGCAGGGCCGCGACGAAACCATCGGTGACCGCAGTGTCCCGCACCGCGATCCGCAGCCAGTCGGCGCCCAGCCCGGGAAAAGTGTCGCCGCGCCGCACCGCGTACCCCATCTCGCGGAGGGCCAGCCGCACGCGGCCGCCGTGCGAGGTGCGGATCAGGACGAACGACGACGCCGGCCGCCCCACCACGGCGACGCCGGGGATCGCGCGGAGTTCAGCCACCAGGTGGTCGCGGTCGGCAGCGAGCGCAGCGGCGATCTCCCGCTCGGCCGCCACGGCCGCCGGAGTCGCGCACGCGGCGGCCGCGGCGAGCGCGGGCGTCGAGACGGCCCAGAGCGGCTGCACGGCGGCGAGCCGGGTGAGCAGGTCGGCCGGGCCGAGCAGGTACCCGATCCGCAGCCCCGCCAGCCCCCACGTCTTGGTGAGGCTGCGCACGACCACGAGCCCGGGCAGGTCGCGCCGCGCGGCCAGCGACTGCGCCTCGCCGGTCGTGTCCGCGAACGCCTCGTCCACCACCAGCACCCGACCCGGGCGGGCGAGAGCGGCCACCGCCTTCGCGGGGTGAAGGACGGAGGTCGGGTTCGTGGGATTTCCGACGAAGACGAGGTCGGCGTCGTCCGGCACCAGCGCCGGGTCGAGCGCGAAGCCGGACGCCTCCGGAAGCACCACCCTGGACACCTCGTGGCCGGCGTGCCGCAGCGCCGCCTCCGGCTCGGTGAACTGCGGATGTACCACCACAGCCCGCCGCGCCCCGCGCAGCGCCTGCGCCAGCAGGACGAAGCCTTGCGCCGCGCCGGCGGTGAGCAGCACCTCGGCGGCCGGGCGCGCGTGTCGCGCGGCCACCGCGGCGGTTGCGGGGGCCGGATCCGGGTACGCGGCGAGGTCGGCCAGCGAGGCCGCGATCGGCTCGGCGAGCCACGGCGGCATCGGCGCCCGGCGCACGTTGACCGCGAGATCGACGAGGCCGGACCCGACTTCGGAGTCGCCGTGAAACCCGAGATCCATGCCCTCCAGGATGACCGAGATCAGACAGTGCCAACGCGCGGCATGTTTTGCCTCTTTAGATCATGTCTTGACTGGCTTTGTCCTACCTTTGGGTAGTGATGAAGCGCGTACTCTCCGCAACCAGTCGGATGGCACCCCTCGTCCGCACCGGACTCATCGCAGGGGTGCTGGTAGCCGCCGTCGCCTACCCCATCGCCGCCGCGGGCGGCATCGGGGCGAAGGCGGCCGCCGACTTCGTCGGCGACATGCCGTCCGTGCTGGACGTGACCCCTCCGGCACAGACCACGTACGTGTACGCGGCCGACGGCAAGACGCTGATCACGATGTTCTATGAGGAGCATCGAAAGTACGTGCCGATCAGCCAGATGTCGGTGAACATCCAACGGGCCATCGTGGCCTCCGAGGACTCGCGCTTCTACCAGCACAACGGGGTGGACGCGAAGGGCATCGCCCGCGCGTTCGTCGCCAACCACCAGGGCGGCGAGGTGCAGCAGGGCGCGTCGACGCTCACCATGCAGTACGTGCGCATGGCGCTGCGGGACGGCGCCAAGACGCCGGTCGAGGTGCAGCAGGCCACCGAGCAGACGAGCGCCCGCAAGATCCGCGAGATGCGGCTGGCCGTCGAGCTCGAGAAGCAGATCAGCAAGCAGCAGATCCTGGAGCGGTACCTCAACTCGGCCTACTTCGGCCACCGCGCCTACGGCATCTACGCCGCCGCCGAGGTCTTCTTCTCCAAGCGACCCAAGGACCTGACGCTCGTCGAGGCGGCGACCATCGCCGGTCTGGTCAAGGCGCCCACGGCGTACGACCCGGCGAGCCAGGACAAGCGGGCGGCCACCGAGCGGCGCAACTACGTGATCGACCGGATGGTGGCGCTCAAGTACGCGACGCCGGCCGAGGGCGAGAAGGCCAAGGCCACGCCCATCAAGCTGCGGCTCACCACGCCGGCGAACGACTGCGTCTCGGTCGACGACAAGCACAACGACTGGGGCTTCTTCTGCGACTACTTCAAGACGTGGTGGAACGAGCAGAAGGCGTTCGGCAACAGTGCGCAGGAGCGGGAGGACCGGCTGCGCCGCGGCGGGTACAGGATCGTGACGACGCTCGACCCGAAGATCCAGCGCAGCGCGCAGGCGAACGTGCTGGAGAAGGAGGGCAAGCGCAGCCGCTTCGCGCTCGGCATCGTCGCCATCCAGCCCGGCAGCGGCCAGGTGAAGGCGATGGCGGTCAACCGCACGTACTCGCTCGACCAGAAGGCGAACGGCGCGCACTCCGACCCCGCCAAGTCCGGCAAGATCCCGGGCAACTACCCGAACACGGTGAACCCGCTGCTCGGCGGCGGCGACATGCCCGGCTACCAGGCGGGTTCGACGTTCAAGATGTTCGTCATGCTCGCCGCGCTCGACGCGGGCATGCCGATGAGCACCTCGTTCCACGCCCCGATGCGGTACGTCTCGCAGTACCTGGCCGGCGAGGGCGAGCCGAGCAGCTGCGGCGGCCGGTGGTGCCCCTCGAACGCCTCCGGCGCGATGACCGGCCGCCAGAACATGTGGTCCGGCTTCGGCAAGTCGGTGAACACGTATTTCGTCCAGCTTGAACAGAAGGTCGGCGCCGACAAGGCGGTGCGGATGGCCGAGCGGGTGGGCCTGCGCTGGCGCACGGACATCGACAAGCTGCAGGCCTCACCGAAGAAGGCGCGCGGCTGGGGTGCGTTCACGCTTGGCGTGTCCGACGCGACGCCGCTGGAGATGTCGAACGCGTACGCCACGGTGGCGGCGGACGGCAAGTACTGCGAGCCGCTGCCCGTGCTGTCGATCGCGGCGCCGGACGGCTCGCAGGCCGCGTACAAGGGTGTCGAGGTGGCCAAGCCGCGGTGCATGCAGGCGGTCAGCCCGGCAGCCGCCCGCGCGGCGGCGGATGCGGCCCGCTGCGTGACCGGCTTCGGCGCGGCCCGCGGCTCCTGTGGCGGCTGGTCGACCGCGCCCGGCGTGTACGGCATCGTGGGCCGCCCGGTGGCCGGCAAGACCGGTACGACCGACTCGACCCGCGCGGCCTGGTTCGTCGGCATGACGCCGGACCTGGCGGCGGCCTCGTTCATCGCCGACCCGGACTACCCGTTCAACGCGGTGGGCGACGGCCAGTCGCTCAAGCCGATCAACACGGTCGCCGAGACCCTGCGCGACGGCCTGAAGGGCAAGCCCAAGCGCAACTTCATCCCGCCGCCCGCGTCGATCCTGCGCTAGGTTTCGCCGGTCAGCTCAGGTCGGCCTTGACAAGAGACCAGACCTCGAGGTCGACCCGTCCACTGTGTACATGCCCGGCGTTGCGGAGCAGGCCCTCGTAGGTGAAGCCGGCCTTCTCCGCGACCCGGCGCGACGCGGTGTTGCCCGGCGCCACCCGCAGCTCGATCCGCTGGAAACCGTGCTCCAGCAGCAGCGCTATGGCCAGCGCGTCGACCGACTCGGCGGCCACTCCAAAGCCGCGGGTGTCGGGCGCGATCGCGTACGACACCTCGGTGACCCGGGCGACCCAGTCGGTGCGCTTGGTCCACAGGCAGCCGATGAGGCGGTCGTCCTCGCGGCGCACCACGGCGTAGTGGTCGCCGTTGCCGCTGTCCCGCCGCTCCTGGGCGCTCTCGGTGCACCAGGCGATGCCCTCGATCTGCCCGAACTCGCGCGGGAACGGCAGCCACCGCTGTGTCTGCTTGTCCATGAAGACCTCGGTGACCGGCTTGGCGTCGGCGGCCTGTACCGGGCGCACGAGGACGCGCGGGGTCGACACGGTCAGCGTCGGAAACCGCCGCACCGCCACATGTCCACTCACGTCGTGACCTCACCACTGGGGCTGACGGGCGTTTGGGCATCTTGCGGGCCGGGCTGGGCGGGCAGCTGTGCGGTGTCCGCCGTCGAGGTGATCGCGGGCACCGGCGAGACCGGCGTCGCGGCGTCGGCCGGCGCGGCCGCCGCCACCAGCCGGTGGGCGATCTCCGGTGCGCCCGCCCAGTGGAGCATCAGCTGGGAGGCGTGCACGCGCCGCCACACGAAGCCCTCCGGGGTGCTGCCACCCCAGGTCCAGGCCGGTGTCTGGCCGGCGCGCGGGTTGAGCACGCCGCGGTGCTGCTTGTAGCCGACCATGCGGGCGCCGAGCTGGGCCACCGGTGTGGAGGCCCGGGCGGTCGCCTCGCGGTAGCCGACGACGACCTGGTCGGTGCTCATGCCGGTGGCCTCGACGACCCCGCACATCGGCCGGCCGTCGAACTCGCGGGCCAGCCACAGCGCGCCGGCGCCCTCGGCGATCACCGGGCGGCCGGCCTGGGCGAGCGCGGCGACCTCGGTGCACAGTCGACGGTTGGCGGACAGCTCCTCCGCGTACGACTCCGGCAGGCCACCGCCGATCACCAGCGCGTCGGTGCCTTCCGGGAGGTGCTCGTCGCGCAGCGGGTCGACCGGCACGACGTGGGCGCGGGCGGCGGCGAGGAGCTCGGCCGTCTCCGCGTACGAGTACGAGATCGTGGGACCACCCGCCAGCGCGACCACCGGCCGGCGGCCGACCGCCACGGCGGGGCTCTCCCCGCGCGCCGTCCACGGCTCGACGCCGAGCTGCGGCGCTGAGCGGGCGAGCGCGACAAGCCTGTCGAGGTCCACCGCGCCGGCGATGCCCTCGCCCAGCCGCCGGACGCCGCGGGCCGCCTCGACGCTGCGGTGCACCACCGGCACCACGCCGTCGTGCCGGGACGGCAGCGCGGCGGGCAGGTCGCGGCGGCGCAGCGCGCCGAGCACGGGCACGCCGATGTCGTCGAGCGCCTCGCGCAGAAGCTGCTCGTGGCGGTCGGAGGCGACCCGGTTGAGGATCACGCCGCCGAGCCACAGCACCTCGTCGTACGCCCGGAAGCCGTGCACAAGCGCGGCGACCGACTGGCCCATCGCGCCCACGTCGACGACGAGGATCACCGGGGCGCGCAGGGTGGCGGCGACACCGGCGGTGGAATGCGAGTCGGCACGGCCGGTGAGGCTGTCGAAGAGCCCCATCGTGCCCTCCATCACCGCGATGTCCGCGCCGTTGGCGCCGTGGGCGAAGAGCGGGGCGACCCGCGCCGAGCCGACCAGACGGGGATCGAGGTTGCGGCCGGGCCGGCCGGCGGCGAGGCCGAGGTAGGCGGCGTCGGTGTGGTCGGGTCCGATCTTGAAGCCGGCGGCGCGCATGCCCCGGCCGGCCAGGGCGGCGAGGAGGCCGACGGCCACCGCCGTCTTGCCGTGTCCGGACGATGGCGCGCTCACCACGACGCGCGGTACGGCGGTCATCGACGTCTCCTCCCCACAAACGGCCGGGACCAGCGTAGTGCCTGAGATCACACGAGTAGCCTCGTGCTGTGTACCGGTTCCTCCTGACCCCCGCTGGCTGGGCTTTGCCGCCCTCGTCGGCGTGGCGGCCGTCGTCATGGTGATGCTGGGCAACTGGCAGCTGCACCGGTACCAGGAGCGCAGTGCGACAAACGAACGGATCGACGAGTCGTCACGGGTCGCGCCGGTTCCACTGCCCGAGGAGGTGCCCGCGGCCTGGACCCGGGTGACCGTCACCGGGCAGTACGACGCGACGAACGAGATCCTCGTCCGCGGCCGCACGGTCGACGGGGCGGTCGGGTTCGAGGTGGTCACGCCGCTTGTCCGCACCGACGGGCCGACGGTGCTGGTCGATCGGGGCTGGGTGCCACCGGCGCCCGGCGGTGCCATCGCGATGCCGAAGGTGCCGGCACCGCCCACCGGCGAGGTGACGGTGGTCGGCCGCCTGCACCCCAGCGAGAGCCGGCCCGAGTCGGTGACCCGCCGCGACGGCAAGATCGAGGTGCGGCGGATCGGTGTGGACCGGCTCGCGCAGGAGCTCCCGTATTCCGTCTACGGTGCGTACCTGCTGGCCGAGGAGCCCGCCGAGGGCTTCACCGAGGTCACCATCAAGCACGAAAACTCCTGGCAGAACGCGGGGTACGTGCTGCAGTGGTGGCTCTTCGCCGCGCTGGCCGTGGCCGGCTTCGGTTGGATGGTCTACCGCGAGGCGCATCCGAAGGAGGAGTCAGTGGACCGAGCCGAGCTGGCCGACGCATGACCGAGCCCGTCGTCGCCCTCATCGGCGAGATCGCGGTCACCCCCACCACGGTCCGTACGCCGGCGGGCGAGATCCCGCTGGCCGAGTCGACGTGGCAGGTCTCCGACTTCTGGCAGACCGAGCAGAAGACCCCGACCTGGGCGATCGTGGCCGCGGTGCTGGGCTTCTGCGTGCTGACCGTGTTCAGCCTGCTCTTCCTGCTGGTAAAGCGGACGGTCTACAAAGGCACCGTGCAGGTGACGGTGACAAACGGCCCGCGCCAGTACGTGGCCCGCATCCCGGTGACCACGCAGGAGCAGGTGCAGCAGGTCCACAACCAGGTCAACTACGTCCGGTCGCTGGCCGCTCTCTGACGAGGACGACCTCCTCCGGCGCCACCGCCCGCCCGTAGTGCCAGCCCTGCGCGGTGTCGCACTCCAGCTCGCGGAGGGCCGCGGCTTGCTGAGCCGTCTCCACGCCCTCCGCCGTCACCGTCAGCTTCAGCTTGTGCGCGAGCCGGATCAGTGCGGAGAGGATCTCCTGGTCGGTCTGGTCCGGCCCGCCCGGGGCGCGGAGTCCGGCCATGAAGCGCCCGGCCAGCTTGAGCGCGTGTACCGGCAGGTCGCGCAGGTAGGCCAGGTTGGAGTAGCCCGTCCCGAAGTCGTCGATCGCGATCCGCACGCCGAGCTCTGCGAGCGCGTGCAGGGTACGCAGCGGCTGGCCGGCACTGCCCATGACCGAGCTCTCGGTCACCTCCAGCTGCAACGCCTCCGGCTCCAGGCCGGTCTCGGCGAGCACCTCCTTGACCGCGTCGACGAAGCCGGCGTCACGCACCTGGCGTACCGCGATGTTGACGCTCATCAGCAGCGGTTGGGTGGGGTGCGCGTCCCGCCACGCCCGGCCCTGCCGGCACGCCTCGGTCAGCACCCACCGGCCGAGCGGGCCGATCGCGCCGGTCTCCTCGGCCAGCTCGATGAAGCGGTTTGGGCCGAGCACGCCAAGCTCCGGGTGGCGCCACCGCACCAGGGCCTCGGTGCCGATCACGACGCCGTCGTCGAGGCGCACCAACGGTTGGTACTCCACAACAAACTGGCCCTGGGCCAGTGCCTCGGGCAGCTGGCCGGAGAGCCGGTAGCGGCTCACGTCCGAGGCGTGCCGGTCGGCGTCGAAGATCGCCCACCGGTCCCGCCCGTCTGTCTTGGCCCAGTAGAGGGTGGTGTCCGCCGCCTTCATCAGCTCGGCCGCGTCGGTGCCCTCGACCGCACGGTCGACAACACCCACGCTGGCCGAGACGTTGAGCACGTGCCCGCCCAGGTGCACCGGCGTGCGCACGGCGTCGAGGGCGAGCTCGGCGACCCGTACCACGTCGGCGGTCTCCTTGACCCGCTCGACAAGCACCACGAACTCGTCGCCGCCCATCCGTGCCACAAGGTGTCCGCTCGGCCTGAGTCGGGACGCCAGGCGGCTGGCGATGGTACGGATCAGCTCGTCCCCGGCGTCGTGGCCGAGCGTGTCGTTGATCGCCTTGAAACCGTCGAGGTCCAGGTAGCAGATGCCGACCCGCGCGTCCGGCTCGGTCGTGATCAGGGCACCGGTCAGCCGTTCGAAGAAGAGCGTGCGGTTGGGCAGGTCGGTGAGCGGGTCGTGCAGCGCCTGGTGGCGCAGCTGCTGCTGGAGCGAGCGGCGCTCGGTGACGTCCTCGACCATCGCGACCGCGTACAGCGGGGAGCCGTCGCGCCCCCGGATCAGCGAGACCACCAGGTCGATCCAGATCCGGCCGCCGTCGGCCCGGCGGTACGGGCGCTCGGTGCGGTAGTTGTCCCGGTTGCGCAGGCCGCCCGGCGGGAGGAGCGCGCCGGCCGGCAGGGCGAGAAACTGGTCCCGGCTGTACCCGAACATCGTGCACAGTGCCCTGTTGACCTCCAGGAGCCGCCCGTCCAGCGCGGCGATACCGATACCGATTCCGGCCTCGGCGAAGACGGCCTGGAAGCGCGCCTCGCTCGCGATCCGGGCCTCCTCGGCCTCGACCCGGGCGGCCAGCGCGGCGGCGTAGATGTCCTCCTGCTCGCTGAGCGTCCGCTCGCGCAGCGCCTGCGCGTACCCCGCGGCGAGCGCGCCCTGCAGCAGGCCGAGCCGGGAGCCCTTGCCGATCGACTCCGCGTACTCCCCCAGCTGCTCGTCGAGCACCACGAGCGTGCGGTCGAGCGAGGCGGGCTGGGTGAAGTGGGCGGCGACGAGGCCCGCGCCGACGTCGTGCGCCGGCTGCGGGTCGGACTTTTCCGCGATGAGCGCGTCGAGGAGGCGAGTGGCCGGCCCGGTCAGGTGGACAGCCAGCTCACCACTCGTCATCGACACGAAGCTCGTCCACGCGATAGCGCGGGCCCAGTGCTGGGCGAGCCGCTCGGCGGTCACCATCGCTGTCGCCGCATCCCTACCGTCGGACCATCGCGCCGCGTGACCGCGACCCGGTGATCCCGCCGGGGAAGACCACGGTGCCCCCCACCTTTCGGACAAAGGCCGGCAGATTACCGCCAGCATAGGGGGCAAAGTTGCTCGCGTGGAACTTTCACGTTCCGTTGTGGATCGCCCGCACGGTGTCGATGGTGTCGGCCTCCGCCGCCGGCTTGTCGTCCCTGTACCGCAGGACCCGGGCAAACCGCAAAGCCACGCCACCGGGGTATCGCGGGCTCGCCTGCACCCCGTCGAACGCGATCTCGACGACCTGCTCGGGTCGCACGGTCACGACCCAGTCGCCTTTGTGGACCGCCAACTCCAGGAAGCGTTCAGTCTGCCACCGAAGGAGCTCGTCGGTGAGGCCTTTGAAGGTCTTGCCCAGCATCACGAACCCGCCGGTCTCCGGATCCCGGGCGCCGAGGTGCAAATTGGACAGCCAACCCTTGCGCCGCCCGTGTCCCCACTCGACGGCAAGCACCACGAGGTCGAGCGTGTGTCGCGGCTTGACCTTGACCCAGGCGGCGCCGCGCCTCCCCACGTCGTACGGCGATTCGGGTGACTTCACGACCACGCCCTCCTGCCCCGCGGCAAGCGCCGCGGCGAAGGCGTCCGCCGCCTCGGCCGGTGTGGTCACGGCGGTGCGGCCGACCAGCAGCGGCTCCGGCACGGCCTCGGCGAGCGCGGCCCAGCGGTCGCGGCCGGGCGCGTCGAGCAGGTCTGCGCCGTCGAGGTGCAGCAGATCGAAGAAGTACGGCGTGAGCGCGGTGACCGGCCTGCCCCTGGTCGCGGCCCGGCTGGCCGTCTCCTGAAACGGGCGCGGCCTGCCGGTCTCGTCCAGCGCCATCGCCTCGCCGTCGAGCACGACCTCGCGGGCCGGCAGCGCGCGCACGGCGGCCACCACCTCGGGCAGCCGGGACGTGATGTCGTCGAGGCTGCGGGTGAAGACCGCGACCTCGTCGCCGGAGCGGTGCACCTGGATGCGGATCCCGTCGAGCTTGACGTCGACCACGGCGGGCACGCCGGTGGCGGCCAGCGCGTCGTCGACCGAAGCCGCGCTCTGCGCCAGCATCGGGGCCAGCGGCCGCCCCACCCGGAGCGTGAACTCCGCGAGTGCCGCCGCGCCACCGGTGAGCGCCGCGGTCGACACCTCCTTGAGGTCG
The window above is part of the Phytohabitans houttuyneae genome. Proteins encoded here:
- the cobC gene encoding Rv2231c family pyridoxal phosphate-dependent protein CobC, with the protein product MDLGFHGDSEVGSGLVDLAVNVRRAPMPPWLAEPIAASLADLAAYPDPAPATAAVAARHARPAAEVLLTAGAAQGFVLLAQALRGARRAVVVHPQFTEPEAALRHAGHEVSRVVLPEASGFALDPALVPDDADLVFVGNPTNPTSVLHPAKAVAALARPGRVLVVDEAFADTTGEAQSLAARRDLPGLVVVRSLTKTWGLAGLRIGYLLGPADLLTRLAAVQPLWAVSTPALAAAAACATPAAVAAEREIAAALAADRDHLVAELRAIPGVAVVGRPASSFVLIRTSHGGRVRLALREMGYAVRRGDTFPGLGADWLRIAVRDTAVTDGFVAALRKTMNLEA
- a CDS encoding transglycosylase domain-containing protein encodes the protein MMKRVLSATSRMAPLVRTGLIAGVLVAAVAYPIAAAGGIGAKAAADFVGDMPSVLDVTPPAQTTYVYAADGKTLITMFYEEHRKYVPISQMSVNIQRAIVASEDSRFYQHNGVDAKGIARAFVANHQGGEVQQGASTLTMQYVRMALRDGAKTPVEVQQATEQTSARKIREMRLAVELEKQISKQQILERYLNSAYFGHRAYGIYAAAEVFFSKRPKDLTLVEAATIAGLVKAPTAYDPASQDKRAATERRNYVIDRMVALKYATPAEGEKAKATPIKLRLTTPANDCVSVDDKHNDWGFFCDYFKTWWNEQKAFGNSAQEREDRLRRGGYRIVTTLDPKIQRSAQANVLEKEGKRSRFALGIVAIQPGSGQVKAMAVNRTYSLDQKANGAHSDPAKSGKIPGNYPNTVNPLLGGGDMPGYQAGSTFKMFVMLAALDAGMPMSTSFHAPMRYVSQYLAGEGEPSSCGGRWCPSNASGAMTGRQNMWSGFGKSVNTYFVQLEQKVGADKAVRMAERVGLRWRTDIDKLQASPKKARGWGAFTLGVSDATPLEMSNAYATVAADGKYCEPLPVLSIAAPDGSQAAYKGVEVAKPRCMQAVSPAAARAAADAARCVTGFGAARGSCGGWSTAPGVYGIVGRPVAGKTGTTDSTRAAWFVGMTPDLAAASFIADPDYPFNAVGDGQSLKPINTVAETLRDGLKGKPKRNFIPPPASILR
- a CDS encoding putative bifunctional diguanylate cyclase/phosphodiesterase; protein product: MVTAERLAQHWARAIAWTSFVSMTSGELAVHLTGPATRLLDALIAEKSDPQPAHDVGAGLVAAHFTQPASLDRTLVVLDEQLGEYAESIGKGSRLGLLQGALAAGYAQALRERTLSEQEDIYAAALAARVEAEEARIASEARFQAVFAEAGIGIGIAALDGRLLEVNRALCTMFGYSRDQFLALPAGALLPPGGLRNRDNYRTERPYRRADGGRIWIDLVVSLIRGRDGSPLYAVAMVEDVTERRSLQQQLRHQALHDPLTDLPNRTLFFERLTGALITTEPDARVGICYLDLDGFKAINDTLGHDAGDELIRTIASRLASRLRPSGHLVARMGGDEFVVLVERVKETADVVRVAELALDAVRTPVHLGGHVLNVSASVGVVDRAVEGTDAAELMKAADTTLYWAKTDGRDRWAIFDADRHASDVSRYRLSGQLPEALAQGQFVVEYQPLVRLDDGVVIGTEALVRWRHPELGVLGPNRFIELAEETGAIGPLGRWVLTEACRQGRAWRDAHPTQPLLMSVNIAVRQVRDAGFVDAVKEVLAETGLEPEALQLEVTESSVMGSAGQPLRTLHALAELGVRIAIDDFGTGYSNLAYLRDLPVHALKLAGRFMAGLRAPGGPDQTDQEILSALIRLAHKLKLTVTAEGVETAQQAAALRELECDTAQGWHYGRAVAPEEVVLVRERPATGRS
- a CDS encoding cobyrinate a,c-diamide synthase, with amino-acid sequence MTAVPRVVVSAPSSGHGKTAVAVGLLAALAGRGMRAAGFKIGPDHTDAAYLGLAAGRPGRNLDPRLVGSARVAPLFAHGANGADIAVMEGTMGLFDSLTGRADSHSTAGVAATLRAPVILVVDVGAMGQSVAALVHGFRAYDEVLWLGGVILNRVASDRHEQLLREALDDIGVPVLGALRRRDLPAALPSRHDGVVPVVHRSVEAARGVRRLGEGIAGAVDLDRLVALARSAPQLGVEPWTARGESPAVAVGRRPVVALAGGPTISYSYAETAELLAAARAHVVPVDPLRDEHLPEGTDALVIGGGLPESYAEELSANRRLCTEVAALAQAGRPVIAEGAGALWLAREFDGRPMCGVVEATGMSTDQVVVGYREATARASTPVAQLGARMVGYKQHRGVLNPRAGQTPAWTWGGSTPEGFVWRRVHASQLMLHWAGAPEIAHRLVAAAAPADAATPVSPVPAITSTADTAQLPAQPGPQDAQTPVSPSGEVTT
- a CDS encoding ATP-dependent DNA ligase; this translates as MRFVDLVATSAAVSATSSRKAKVELLADALRRLGPEEVVAGSAYLAGELRQRQTGVGWATLRDAPPPAGEPTLTVGAVDRAIEEISKVGGAGSQARRRELVGALFSAATADEQRHLIGLFGGELRQGAQAGLLVDAIARAGEVPVTLVRRALLLAGDLKEVSTAALTGGAAALAEFTLRVGRPLAPMLAQSAASVDDALAATGVPAVVDVKLDGIRIQVHRSGDEVAVFTRSLDDITSRLPEVVAAVRALPAREVVLDGEAMALDETGRPRPFQETASRAATRGRPVTALTPYFFDLLHLDGADLLDAPGRDRWAALAEAVPEPLLVGRTAVTTPAEAADAFAAALAAGQEGVVVKSPESPYDVGRRGAAWVKVKPRHTLDLVVLAVEWGHGRRKGWLSNLHLGARDPETGGFVMLGKTFKGLTDELLRWQTERFLELAVHKGDWVVTVRPEQVVEIAFDGVQASPRYPGGVALRFARVLRYRDDKPAAEADTIDTVRAIHNGT
- a CDS encoding GNAT family N-acetyltransferase; its protein translation is MSGHVAVRRFPTLTVSTPRVLVRPVQAADAKPVTEVFMDKQTQRWLPFPREFGQIEGIAWCTESAQERRDSGNGDHYAVVRREDDRLIGCLWTKRTDWVARVTEVSYAIAPDTRGFGVAAESVDALAIALLLEHGFQRIELRVAPGNTASRRVAEKAGFTYEGLLRNAGHVHSGRVDLEVWSLVKADLS